From a single Bradyrhizobium sediminis genomic region:
- a CDS encoding leucyl aminopeptidase, whose protein sequence is MSDAVKVGFVPFSTAPRGILVVFCDDTLKFGAETRKVLGAAADTVKRAADANRFKGKSGSTLDILAPEALKASRLIVVGAGKLSALKDNDFLKFGGAAAGKLLGGNAAVMIVAELPDGVMNPEQAAAVASGLRLRAYKFDRYKTKKKDGEDAAVRAEVSLAVGDVAAARKAFAPRAHVVDGVIMARELVNEPPNVLYPVEFARRASQLKKLGVDVEVLDVKAMTKLGMGALLGVAQGSTQPGRMVVMRWNGGKKGEQPVAFVGKGVCFDTGGISIKPAGSMEDMKGDMGGAACVVGLMHALAARKAKLNVVGAIGLVENMPDGNAQRPGDIVTSMSGQTIEIINTDAEGRLVLADVLWYVAKKFKPKFMVDLATLTGAIMVALGTEYAGLFSNNDELAERLTKAGLTTGERVWRMPLGPEYDKQIDSQFADMKNTGTRHGGSITAAQFLQRFVDDTPWAHLDVAGTAMGAPKSEINQSWGSGYGVRLLDRLVAEYYEARK, encoded by the coding sequence ATGTCCGACGCCGTCAAGGTCGGCTTCGTTCCGTTTTCCACCGCCCCGCGCGGCATTCTCGTGGTGTTTTGCGACGACACGCTGAAATTCGGCGCGGAAACGCGCAAGGTGCTGGGGGCGGCGGCCGATACCGTCAAGCGGGCGGCGGATGCCAACCGATTCAAGGGCAAGAGCGGCTCCACGCTCGATATTCTGGCGCCGGAGGCGCTCAAGGCCTCCCGCCTGATCGTCGTCGGCGCCGGCAAGCTCTCAGCCCTCAAGGACAACGATTTTCTCAAGTTCGGCGGCGCGGCCGCCGGCAAGCTGCTCGGCGGCAATGCCGCCGTGATGATCGTGGCGGAATTGCCCGATGGGGTGATGAATCCGGAGCAGGCGGCTGCGGTGGCTTCGGGGCTGCGGCTGCGCGCCTATAAATTCGATCGCTACAAGACCAAAAAGAAGGACGGCGAGGACGCCGCCGTGCGCGCCGAAGTTTCGCTCGCGGTCGGCGATGTGGCCGCTGCGCGGAAGGCCTTTGCGCCGCGTGCGCACGTCGTCGACGGCGTCATCATGGCGCGCGAGCTCGTCAATGAGCCGCCGAACGTGCTTTATCCGGTGGAATTCGCGCGCCGCGCCAGCCAGCTCAAGAAGCTCGGCGTCGATGTCGAGGTCCTCGACGTCAAGGCAATGACCAAACTCGGCATGGGCGCGTTGCTGGGTGTCGCCCAGGGCTCGACCCAGCCCGGCCGGATGGTGGTGATGCGTTGGAACGGCGGCAAGAAAGGTGAGCAGCCGGTCGCCTTCGTCGGCAAGGGGGTCTGCTTCGACACCGGCGGCATTTCGATCAAGCCCGCGGGCAGCATGGAGGACATGAAGGGCGACATGGGCGGTGCGGCTTGCGTGGTCGGACTGATGCATGCGCTGGCGGCGCGGAAGGCCAAGCTCAATGTGGTCGGCGCCATCGGCCTGGTCGAGAACATGCCCGACGGCAATGCGCAGCGCCCCGGCGATATCGTGACCTCGATGTCCGGCCAGACCATCGAGATCATCAACACCGACGCCGAGGGCCGTCTGGTGCTGGCCGACGTGCTCTGGTACGTGGCGAAGAAGTTCAAGCCGAAATTCATGGTCGATCTGGCAACGCTGACCGGCGCCATCATGGTGGCGCTCGGTACCGAATATGCCGGCCTATTCTCCAACAACGACGAACTGGCCGAACGGCTGACCAAGGCCGGGTTGACCACGGGGGAGCGGGTCTGGCGCATGCCGCTCGGTCCGGAATATGACAAACAGATCGACTCGCAGTTCGCCGACATGAAGAACACCGGCACCCGCCACGGCGGCTCGATCACCGCCGCGCAGTTCCTGCAGCGTTTCGTCGACGACACGCCGTGGGCGCACCTCGACGTCGCGGGAACGGCGATGGGCGCGCCGAAATCCGAGATCAATCAAAGCTGGGGCTCGGGCTACGGCGTTCGCCTGCTGGATCGGCTGGTCGCCGAGTATTACGAAGCCAGGAAATAG
- the lptF gene encoding LPS export ABC transporter permease LptF encodes MGSIDKYIFRTTLASFALILVSLTGVIWITQALRGIDLMTSQGQTIVTFLGITGLVIPALVLIIAPIALMIAISHTLNKLATDSEIIVMNAAGFSPFRLFRPFFYATCVVALLVAFIASYMAPDGMRRIKQWDAEITADVLTNILQPGRFAQLDQNLTIRIRERQPGGILAGIFVDDRRDPKERITIIADHGTILKNESGSYLVLEDGNLERFEAGKRDPALVAFGRYAFDMSKFQKGRDFTLGIRERYIWELLSPSPDDPVYQQLPGQFRAELHDRFLAPLYPFAFAALTFAFLGTPRTTRQSRNFSIGGSIFAVFGLRMAGFACSVMTVKQPLAALVQYLMLFAAIGGGMWMILAGVVVEPPAALMEAINRSNERILRLFGRPATA; translated from the coding sequence ATGGGGTCGATCGACAAGTACATTTTTCGCACGACGCTGGCGTCGTTTGCGCTGATTCTGGTCAGCCTGACAGGGGTGATCTGGATTACGCAGGCGTTGCGCGGCATCGACCTGATGACCAGCCAGGGCCAGACCATCGTCACCTTTCTCGGCATCACCGGTCTGGTGATTCCCGCGCTGGTGCTGATCATTGCGCCGATCGCCCTGATGATCGCGATCTCGCATACCCTGAACAAGCTCGCGACCGACTCCGAGATCATCGTGATGAATGCGGCGGGCTTCTCGCCATTCCGGCTGTTCCGCCCGTTCTTCTACGCCACCTGCGTGGTGGCGCTCCTGGTCGCCTTCATCGCCTCCTACATGGCGCCCGACGGCATGCGCCGGATCAAGCAGTGGGACGCCGAGATCACCGCCGACGTGCTCACCAACATTCTGCAGCCCGGCCGCTTCGCCCAGCTCGACCAGAACCTCACGATCCGCATCCGCGAGCGCCAGCCGGGCGGCATCCTCGCCGGCATCTTTGTCGACGACCGCCGCGACCCGAAGGAACGCATCACCATCATTGCCGATCATGGAACGATCCTGAAGAACGAGAGCGGCTCGTACCTGGTGCTCGAGGACGGCAATCTCGAACGTTTCGAGGCCGGCAAGCGCGATCCAGCGCTGGTGGCGTTCGGCCGTTACGCCTTCGACATGTCGAAATTCCAGAAGGGCCGCGACTTCACGCTCGGAATCCGCGAACGCTACATCTGGGAATTGCTGTCGCCCTCCCCTGACGATCCGGTTTACCAGCAATTGCCCGGACAGTTCCGCGCCGAATTGCACGACCGCTTCCTCGCGCCGCTCTACCCCTTCGCATTCGCGGCTTTGACTTTCGCGTTCCTCGGCACGCCGCGCACGACGCGCCAGAGCCGGAATTTTTCGATCGGCGGTTCGATCTTCGCCGTGTTCGGGTTGCGCATGGCGGGATTCGCCTGCTCCGTCATGACGGTGAAACAGCCGCTCGCCGCCCTCGTTCAGTACCTGATGCTGTTCGCGGCGATCGGCGGCGGGATGTGGATGATCCTGGCCGGCGTGGTGGTGGAACCGCCCGCGGCCCTGATGGAAGCCATCAACAGGTCGAACGAGCGTATCCTTCGGCTGTTCGGGCGGCCCGCCACAGCATGA
- a CDS encoding sulfur globule protein precursor, translating to MLRKLSLVAVAAASLGAAALAPTSASAWGGHGWHGGWHRGWGWGGPRIVVGGPAYGYGYGGCYVRRLVPTPWGPRWRLVNRCY from the coding sequence ATGTTACGCAAACTCTCGCTTGTTGCCGTTGCCGCGGCTTCGCTGGGTGCGGCCGCGCTGGCGCCGACCTCCGCCTCCGCCTGGGGCGGTCATGGCTGGCATGGTGGCTGGCACCGCGGCTGGGGCTGGGGCGGTCCGCGCATCGTCGTCGGCGGCCCGGCCTACGGTTACGGCTATGGCGGCTGCTATGTGCGGCGATTGGTACCGACTCCGTGGGGACCCCGCTGGCGCCTGGTGAATCGCTGCTATTGA
- the lptG gene encoding LPS export ABC transporter permease LptG, with protein sequence MSMMTNTLGRYFAGRFVISAVGVFLSIFLLLVLVDYIEMVRKTSGLASASAITVAQTSLYRVPQLLEKMMPFCVLIGAMTCYLALSRRLELVVARAAGVSAWQFIAPALASSIVLGALATVAYNPMSANLRELSKRMEAELFGSAPGGGIQDASGFWLNQVSNDGQWIINAARSEQQGVRLTGLTVFRFDNDFQFKERIEAREASLEEGRWAFKSARRFSLDAPPVDQEAFFIPTTLTPAQVRNSFSTPETVSFWQLPGYIRSSESSGFATAGYRLQYHKLIAQPFLLAAMVMLAASVSLRFFRFGGVQKMVLSGVGAGFLLYVLSKVTEDLSKAELMHPIASAWLPVCVGGLTGFLALLYQEDG encoded by the coding sequence ATGAGCATGATGACCAACACGCTCGGGCGATATTTTGCCGGCCGCTTCGTGATCTCGGCGGTCGGCGTGTTCTTGAGCATTTTCCTGCTGCTCGTGCTGGTCGATTACATCGAAATGGTCAGAAAGACGTCGGGGCTGGCTTCGGCCTCCGCCATCACGGTCGCGCAAACGTCGCTGTACCGCGTCCCGCAACTGCTCGAAAAGATGATGCCGTTCTGCGTCCTGATCGGGGCGATGACCTGCTATCTCGCGCTGTCGCGGCGGCTCGAACTCGTGGTCGCCCGCGCCGCCGGCGTTTCGGCATGGCAGTTCATTGCCCCGGCGCTGGCAAGCTCGATCGTGCTCGGGGCCCTGGCGACCGTCGCCTACAATCCGATGTCCGCCAACTTGCGCGAACTCTCCAAGCGGATGGAGGCGGAACTGTTCGGCTCCGCTCCCGGCGGCGGGATCCAGGATGCTTCCGGCTTCTGGCTCAACCAGGTCAGCAACGACGGCCAATGGATCATCAATGCCGCCCGCAGCGAGCAGCAGGGCGTCCGGCTGACCGGGTTGACGGTGTTCAGGTTCGATAACGACTTCCAGTTCAAGGAACGAATCGAGGCGCGCGAGGCATCCCTCGAGGAAGGCCGCTGGGCATTCAAATCAGCGCGCCGATTCTCCCTCGACGCCCCCCCGGTCGACCAGGAAGCCTTCTTCATCCCCACCACCCTGACCCCCGCCCAGGTCCGCAACAGTTTTTCGACCCCCGAAACTGTGTCTTTTTGGCAACTACCGGGCTATATCCGATCATCCGAAAGTTCCGGATTTGCGACCGCCGGGTACCGGTTGCAGTACCACAAGCTCATTGCGCAGCCGTTTTTGCTGGCCGCAATGGTGATGCTGGCGGCCTCGGTGAGCCTGCGCTTCTTCCGCTTCGGCGGCGTGCAAAAGATGGTTTTGAGTGGCGTGGGCGCGGGCTTTCTGCTCTACGTTCTGTCGAAAGTAACTGAGGATTTGAGCAAGGCTGAGTTGATGCATCCGATCGCTTCGGCGTGGCTGCCCGTGTGTGTGGGCGGCCTCACCGGCTTTTTGGCCTTGCTGTACCAGGAGGACGGGTAG
- a CDS encoding DNA polymerase III subunit chi codes for MTEVLFYHLQDMLLENVLPPLLEKSLERGWRVVVQSTSEERADALDAHLWTYRDDSFLPHTTWRAADAQDQPIVLAVEEGNPNRANVRFLIDSAALPADSHIYDRVVLVFNGDDDNALTAARGAWTDCRSRGFEVTYWQADERGRWQRRE; via the coding sequence ATGACCGAAGTCTTGTTCTACCATCTGCAGGACATGTTGCTGGAGAACGTGTTGCCGCCGTTGCTCGAGAAATCGCTCGAGCGCGGCTGGCGGGTGGTGGTGCAGTCGACGTCGGAAGAGCGCGCCGACGCGCTCGACGCCCATTTGTGGACCTATCGCGACGATTCATTCCTGCCGCACACCACCTGGCGCGCCGCCGATGCGCAGGATCAGCCGATCGTGCTGGCGGTCGAGGAGGGCAATCCGAACCGGGCCAATGTGAGGTTTCTGATCGACAGCGCCGCTTTGCCCGCGGACTCCCACATCTACGATCGGGTGGTCCTGGTCTTCAACGGCGACGACGACAACGCGCTGACGGCGGCGCGGGGCGCCTGGACCGATTGCAGGTCGCGGGGGTTCGAGGTCACCTATTGGCAGGCCGACGAGCGCGGCCGGTGGCAGCGGCGGGAATAG
- a CDS encoding TerC family protein, translated as MNWLLQIFDPATIGAFFTQFQSEMQQPAFWVAVGKIIWINVLLSGDNALVIALACRALEPRQRLWGMIFGAAAAVVLRIIFTFIVATLMALPFLKLVGGLALIVIAAKLLVPEDEDEEGVQSASHLWAAVQIVVVADIVMSLDNVIAVAAAAKGSVPLLVLGLAISIPLIVAGAALIMALLTRLPILVWAGAALLGWIAGEVIASDPAVQPVLHVIFDGPVGVKLDALLALFGVSPRFTGGGHGAEVVCGLIGIVIVLAAGSIWRKRKLQGGEHAASHAADEAAQTIDRP; from the coding sequence GTGAACTGGCTGTTGCAAATTTTCGATCCGGCGACCATCGGAGCGTTCTTTACTCAGTTCCAGAGCGAGATGCAGCAGCCGGCCTTCTGGGTGGCGGTCGGCAAGATCATCTGGATCAACGTGCTGCTGTCGGGCGACAACGCGCTGGTGATCGCGCTGGCGTGCCGTGCGCTGGAGCCGCGCCAGCGGCTTTGGGGCATGATCTTCGGCGCCGCCGCGGCCGTGGTGTTGCGCATCATCTTCACTTTCATCGTCGCGACCTTGATGGCGCTGCCGTTCCTGAAGCTGGTCGGCGGACTGGCGCTGATCGTGATTGCCGCCAAGCTATTGGTGCCTGAAGACGAGGACGAGGAAGGCGTACAGTCGGCCTCGCATCTCTGGGCCGCAGTTCAGATCGTCGTGGTCGCCGACATCGTCATGAGCCTCGACAACGTGATCGCGGTCGCCGCCGCGGCGAAGGGCAGCGTCCCGTTGCTCGTGCTCGGCCTTGCCATCAGTATTCCCCTGATCGTCGCCGGGGCGGCGCTGATCATGGCGCTGCTCACCCGGTTGCCGATCCTGGTATGGGCCGGCGCCGCCTTGCTGGGCTGGATCGCCGGCGAGGTGATCGCGAGCGATCCGGCTGTCCAACCGGTGTTGCACGTCATCTTCGACGGCCCGGTCGGCGTCAAGCTCGACGCCTTGCTGGCGCTGTTCGGCGTGTCGCCGCGCTTTACCGGCGGCGGTCACGGCGCCGAGGTGGTTTGCGGCCTGATCGGCATTGTCATCGTGCTGGCCGCCGGATCGATCTGGCGGAAGCGCAAGCTGCAGGGCGGCGAGCATGCAGCGTCGCATGCCGCGGATGAGGCGGCGCAGACGATCGATCGGCCGTAA
- a CDS encoding ABC-F family ATP-binding cassette domain-containing protein — translation MLSISDISVRIAGRLLIDNSSVQIVPGARVGFVGRNGVGKSTLFHAIRGELPTESGTITIPPRWRIGSLAQEAPDGPESLIEVVLKADLERDALLAEAETAHDPSRIADIQTRLVDIDAHSAPARAAAILSGLGFSTADQARSCSEFSGGWRMRVALAATLFSAPDLLLLDEPTNYLDLEGTLWLEDHLANYPRTVIVISHDRDLLDTSVDQILHLDRGKLTLYKGTYSSFEEQRATREMLDAKHAKRQADERKRLQAFVDRFKAKASKARQAQSRVKMLERMKPVTALVTQDVREISFPAPEKMLSPPIIAVDNVSVGYDPTRPVLNRVTLRIDTDDRIALLGSNGNGKSTLVKLLANKLAPFSGHVTRAEKLSVGYFAQHQVDELNLDGSAYDHVRKLMPDAPESKVRARVGAIGFSGKAGDTLVKSLSGGEKARLLLGLATFSAPNMIILDEPTNHLDIDSRAALAEAINDFPGAVIMVSHDRYLIEACADQLWVVADHAVTTYDGDLDDYRRMVLSARGMRTNSRDRADNDRGGGRDKPQRARTEKRVPLKQKISDAEAEIARINGIIAKIDTALALPDLFRRDPKQAAQLSKARAGAESALQRAEEEWLAASSQYDEAAG, via the coding sequence ATGCTTTCAATATCAGACATTTCGGTCCGGATTGCCGGACGGCTGTTGATCGACAACAGCTCGGTTCAGATCGTGCCCGGCGCACGCGTGGGTTTTGTCGGCCGCAACGGCGTCGGCAAATCGACGCTGTTTCACGCGATCCGCGGCGAGTTGCCGACCGAAAGCGGGACTATCACCATCCCGCCGCGCTGGCGCATCGGCAGCCTCGCGCAGGAAGCGCCCGACGGTCCGGAGAGCCTGATCGAGGTCGTGCTGAAGGCCGACCTGGAGCGCGATGCGCTGCTGGCCGAAGCCGAGACCGCGCACGATCCTTCGCGCATCGCCGACATTCAAACCCGTCTCGTCGATATCGATGCGCATTCGGCGCCGGCCCGCGCCGCGGCGATCCTCAGCGGCCTCGGATTCTCCACCGCCGACCAGGCGCGGTCCTGTTCGGAATTTTCCGGCGGCTGGCGGATGCGCGTCGCGCTGGCGGCGACGTTGTTTTCGGCGCCCGATCTGCTGCTGCTGGACGAGCCCACCAACTACCTCGATCTCGAAGGCACGCTGTGGCTCGAGGATCATCTGGCCAACTATCCGCGAACCGTGATCGTCATCAGCCATGACCGCGATCTGCTCGACACCTCGGTCGACCAGATCCTGCACCTCGATCGCGGCAAGCTGACGCTGTACAAGGGCACCTACTCCTCGTTCGAGGAACAACGCGCCACGCGCGAGATGCTCGACGCCAAGCACGCCAAGCGGCAGGCCGACGAACGCAAGCGGCTGCAGGCCTTTGTCGATCGCTTCAAGGCCAAGGCATCGAAAGCCCGCCAGGCGCAGTCCCGCGTCAAGATGCTGGAGCGGATGAAACCGGTCACCGCGCTGGTGACGCAGGATGTGCGCGAGATTTCATTTCCGGCGCCGGAGAAGATGCTGTCGCCGCCGATCATCGCGGTCGACAACGTCTCGGTCGGTTACGATCCGACAAGGCCGGTGCTCAATCGCGTCACCCTGCGCATCGATACCGACGATCGCATCGCCCTGCTCGGCTCCAACGGCAACGGCAAGTCGACGCTGGTCAAGCTGCTGGCCAACAAGCTGGCGCCGTTCTCCGGTCATGTCACCCGCGCGGAAAAGCTGTCGGTCGGATATTTCGCGCAGCATCAGGTCGACGAGCTCAATCTCGACGGCTCGGCCTACGATCACGTCCGCAAGCTGATGCCGGACGCGCCGGAGAGCAAGGTGCGCGCGCGTGTGGGCGCGATCGGCTTTTCCGGCAAGGCCGGCGACACCCTGGTGAAGAGCCTGTCGGGCGGCGAGAAAGCCCGGCTGCTGCTGGGCCTTGCGACCTTTTCCGCCCCCAACATGATCATTCTCGACGAGCCGACCAACCATCTGGATATCGACAGCCGCGCGGCGCTCGCGGAAGCGATCAACGATTTTCCCGGTGCCGTCATCATGGTCTCCCATGACCGCTATCTGATCGAGGCCTGCGCCGACCAATTGTGGGTGGTGGCCGATCATGCGGTCACGACCTATGACGGCGACCTCGACGATTACCGGCGCATGGTGTTGTCGGCGCGCGGCATGCGCACCAATTCGCGCGACCGCGCCGACAACGACCGCGGCGGCGGCCGCGACAAGCCGCAGCGTGCCAGGACCGAGAAGCGCGTACCGCTGAAGCAGAAGATTTCCGACGCCGAGGCCGAGATCGCGCGCATCAACGGCATCATTGCCAAGATCGACACCGCGCTGGCGCTGCCGGATCTGTTCAGGCGCGACCCGAAACAGGCCGCCCAGCTCAGCAAGGCGCGGGCCGGCGCCGAGAGCGCGCTGCAGCGTGCCGAGGAAGAATGGCTGGCGGCGAGTTCGCAATATGACGAAGCGGCGGGCTGA
- a CDS encoding LPS-assembly protein LptD, with product MRSTVTAGPVLAVVCGLVLAAVIGVAGTAPASAQSFTYNPRPPKPAPVRPANDGQMLVQAVEVDYDYNNQRVAAVGNVQMFYNGTSVEADKVVYDQKTKRLHAEGNIRMTDAEGKVTYANIMDLSDDYRDGFVDSLRVDTADATRMAATRMDRSSGNYTVFENGVYTACAPCKDDPKKPPLWQVKGARIIHDQTEKMLYFENAQLEFFGVPMAYLPYFSTPDPTVKRKTGFLMPGYSTVTAYGYGVETPFYWAIAPDYDATFNPRFTTRQGVLFQGEFRQRLINGSYQIRGYGIDQLDPGAFAGQPGDRQFRGGVDTKGQFALNDKWVWGWDGVLLSDYAFFTDYRLSQYRDPLGSFLSLPTEAISQLYLTGVGNRSFFDARTIYYLSFSGLQDKVPVIHPVIDYSNVINSPIFGGEVSYKTNFTSLSRSTAAFDPITTLANTSSLCTTASADPLARLPSQCLLRGVPGTYTRLTAEAQWRRSFTDSIGQIWTPFAIIRADAISASISNQPGVSNFLPVGDTEALRLMPTVGMEYRYPFINVQPWGSTTIEPIAQIIIRPNETYAGRFPNEDAQSMVFDASNLFAVDKFSGYDRVEGGGRANVGVQATTQFDRGGSINVLFGQSYQLFGLNSYAVADVTNTGLASGLQTSRSDYVGRVNYSPNRTYTFSVRSRMDEATLNINRFEAEGRASFDRWSVSLLYGNYAAQPELGYLTRREGLLGTGSIKVAANWVVTGAARWDLEANKVNQYIVGAGYVDDCFVLAANYVTSYSYSAGTTPPVLSHSFMLQIGLRTLANSSSSGGASGLQ from the coding sequence ATGCGCTCGACCGTGACCGCCGGACCCGTTTTGGCCGTGGTTTGCGGGCTGGTTCTGGCTGCCGTAATCGGCGTTGCCGGCACCGCGCCGGCGTCCGCCCAGAGCTTTACCTACAATCCGAGGCCTCCCAAGCCCGCGCCGGTGCGTCCAGCCAATGACGGGCAGATGCTGGTCCAGGCCGTCGAGGTCGATTACGACTACAACAATCAGCGGGTTGCGGCGGTCGGCAACGTGCAGATGTTCTACAACGGCACCAGCGTCGAGGCCGACAAGGTGGTCTACGACCAGAAGACCAAGCGGCTCCACGCCGAGGGCAACATCCGCATGACCGATGCGGAAGGCAAGGTCACCTACGCCAACATCATGGATCTGAGCGACGATTACCGTGACGGTTTCGTCGATTCGCTGCGCGTCGACACCGCCGACGCGACGCGCATGGCGGCAACCCGCATGGACCGCTCCAGCGGCAACTACACCGTGTTCGAGAACGGCGTTTATACCGCCTGCGCGCCTTGCAAGGACGATCCGAAGAAGCCGCCGCTGTGGCAGGTCAAGGGCGCGCGCATCATTCACGACCAGACCGAGAAGATGCTCTACTTCGAGAATGCGCAGCTCGAATTCTTCGGCGTTCCGATGGCCTATCTGCCGTATTTTTCGACGCCCGATCCGACCGTGAAGCGCAAGACCGGATTCCTGATGCCCGGCTATTCCACGGTTACGGCCTACGGATATGGCGTCGAAACCCCGTTCTACTGGGCGATCGCGCCGGACTACGACGCAACCTTCAACCCGCGTTTCACGACCCGGCAAGGCGTGTTGTTCCAGGGCGAGTTCCGCCAGCGGCTGATCAACGGATCGTATCAAATACGCGGCTACGGCATCGACCAGCTCGACCCCGGCGCCTTTGCAGGCCAGCCCGGCGATCGCCAATTCCGCGGCGGCGTCGACACCAAGGGCCAGTTCGCGCTCAACGACAAATGGGTGTGGGGCTGGGATGGCGTCCTGCTCTCGGACTACGCCTTCTTCACGGATTACAGGCTGTCCCAGTACCGGGATCCGCTGGGCTCGTTCCTGAGCCTGCCGACCGAGGCGATTTCGCAGCTCTATCTGACCGGCGTCGGTAACCGCAGCTTCTTCGACGCGCGCACGATCTACTATCTCAGTTTTTCGGGCCTCCAGGACAAGGTTCCCGTCATTCATCCGGTCATCGACTATTCGAACGTGATCAACAGCCCGATTTTCGGCGGCGAGGTCAGCTACAAGACCAACTTCACCAGCCTGTCGCGGAGCACCGCGGCGTTCGACCCGATCACGACGCTCGCAAACACCAGCAGCCTGTGCACGACCGCCTCTGCCGACCCGCTGGCGCGGCTGCCCAGCCAGTGCCTGCTTCGCGGCGTACCCGGCACTTACACGCGCCTGACTGCCGAGGCGCAATGGCGGCGCTCGTTCACCGATTCCATCGGCCAGATCTGGACGCCGTTTGCCATCATCCGCGCCGACGCGATCAGTGCCTCGATTTCGAACCAGCCCGGCGTCTCGAATTTCCTCCCGGTCGGCGACACTGAGGCGCTGCGCCTGATGCCGACCGTCGGCATGGAATATCGCTATCCCTTCATCAACGTTCAGCCGTGGGGCTCCACGACGATCGAGCCGATCGCACAGATCATCATTCGTCCCAACGAAACCTATGCCGGCCGGTTCCCCAACGAGGACGCGCAGAGCATGGTGTTCGATGCCAGCAACCTGTTCGCCGTCGACAAGTTCTCGGGCTACGACCGCGTCGAAGGCGGCGGCCGCGCCAATGTCGGCGTGCAGGCCACCACGCAATTCGACCGTGGCGGCTCCATCAATGTGTTGTTCGGCCAGTCCTACCAGCTGTTCGGCCTGAACTCGTACGCGGTGGCGGACGTGACCAACACCGGCCTCGCCTCCGGCCTGCAGACTTCCCGCTCCGACTATGTCGGCCGCGTCAATTATTCGCCGAACCGGACTTACACGTTCAGCGTTCGCTCGCGCATGGACGAGGCCACGCTGAATATCAATCGTTTCGAGGCTGAAGGCCGCGCCAGCTTCGACCGCTGGTCGGTCAGCCTGCTGTACGGCAATTACGCCGCGCAACCCGAACTCGGCTACCTGACGCGTCGCGAAGGATTGCTCGGCACCGGCTCGATCAAGGTCGCCGCAAACTGGGTAGTGACGGGTGCGGCCCGCTGGGATCTTGAAGCCAACAAGGTCAATCAGTACATCGTCGGCGCCGGCTACGTGGACGACTGCTTCGTGCTCGCCGCCAACTACGTGACGTCCTACAGCTACTCTGCGGGCACCACGCCGCCGGTACTCAGTCACTCGTTCATGTTGCAGATCGGCCTGCGGACGCTTGCCAACTCGTCCTCATCGGGCGGCGCCAGCGGCTTACAATAA
- the ndk gene encoding nucleoside-diphosphate kinase: MAIERTFSIIKPDATARNLTGAINAVIEKAGLRIVAQKRIRMTREQAETFYAVHKARPFFGELVDFMISGPVVVQVLEGEGAVLRHRDVMGATDPSKAAEGTIRKLYANSIGENSVHGSDAPETAAIEIAQFFAGNEIVG, encoded by the coding sequence ATGGCGATTGAACGCACCTTTTCGATTATCAAGCCCGACGCGACCGCGCGCAATCTGACGGGCGCGATCAACGCGGTGATCGAGAAGGCGGGACTACGGATCGTGGCCCAGAAGCGCATCCGCATGACTCGCGAGCAGGCCGAAACCTTCTACGCGGTCCACAAGGCGCGTCCGTTTTTCGGCGAACTGGTGGACTTCATGATTTCCGGACCGGTCGTGGTCCAGGTGCTCGAAGGCGAGGGCGCCGTGCTTCGGCATCGCGACGTCATGGGTGCAACCGATCCATCCAAGGCGGCCGAAGGAACCATCCGCAAGCTGTACGCGAATTCGATCGGCGAAAATTCCGTGCATGGCTCCGATGCCCCCGAGACGGCGGCGATCGAAATCGCTCAATTCTTCGCGGGCAACGAAATCGTAGGCTGA